CGAGTACGTCCGTATCGTAGGTTTCATCTTTAAGCTGTTTCGCTTTTTTCGGCTTCGTCCATTTTTTAATGTCGGCTCCCGACTGGACGAGGCAGTCGCGCACCGCAGCGATGAGGGAGTGACTCGAAATGCTTGCGCCGGTAACGACGTCGACTGCGAGCGATTGATTTTCGATAATCCGATCGGCGACCGTTTCGAGCGCTTTTTTCCCGACGCCGATCGTTTCAAGGTTTTTCGAATAATCGATGTCGGTAATCTTTCCGTCGCTTATCGTTACGGAAACGGTCATCGGCGCGTTGTGCGCTGAAATCGTTTTCGAATAAGTTTTCGCCTGCGTTTTTTTCGCAGCACCTGTCGCGCTGACAAGCAGTACGGCCGAACATAAAAATAGAGCGATTTTTTTCATTCCTTACCTCTGTTATACAATAAAGTGTTCCGAATATAACAAAATATTTAAAACTATTCAATGTAAAATACCGTTTTGTAACGATGCGGCGTGTAACCTTTTTTGCGTGATCGCTGTTTGAAAGGTGAATGCAAGAGCAAACGTAATCTGATTTGCTTTCTCCTCTCCTTTCTGGAGCCCTGCCGTCGGCAGGGCTCCTTTTTTATTTTGTTTCGTGTATACTGACGGCATGCATCGCATTTTATTTATCTGTCACGGAAACATCTGCCGCTCTCCGATGGCGGAATTCGTTATGAAAGATTTGGTACGACGGGCGGGACGGGAACGCGATTTCGTTATCGAGTCGGCGGCGACGAGCAGCGAAGAAATCGGAAACGATATTCACCGCGGCACGAGAAAAAAGCTCGACGATATGGGAGTGGCGCATGAAGCGCGCTCTGCGCGGAGGATCGTACGAAGCGATTACGACGCATACGATTTTTTGATCGGCATGGACGACGAAAACCTGTACTATATGCGGAAAACATTCGGCGAAGATCGCGAGCATAAAATGAGCAAACTGCTCGAGTGGT
This Treponema socranskii subsp. buccale DNA region includes the following protein-coding sequences:
- a CDS encoding low molecular weight protein-tyrosine-phosphatase, giving the protein MHRILFICHGNICRSPMAEFVMKDLVRRAGRERDFVIESAATSSEEIGNDIHRGTRKKLDDMGVAHEARSARRIVRSDYDAYDFLIGMDDENLYYMRKTFGEDREHKMSKLLEWCGVHRDVADPWYTGNFDATWDDVLAGCRAISAKLS